A single genomic interval of Streptomyces graminofaciens harbors:
- a CDS encoding DUF3151 domain-containing protein, whose product MTIHENLLGGPPPTHLPDDPEPRELLANGTPPADVAAKYPTSSLAWAQLADDAFERGSVVESYAYARTGYHRGLDALRRSGWKGHGPVPWEHEPNRGFLRSLHALARAAGSIGEQEEYERCTQFLKDSSPTAAQTLS is encoded by the coding sequence ATGACGATTCACGAGAACCTCCTCGGGGGCCCGCCCCCGACGCACCTCCCCGACGACCCGGAGCCCCGCGAGCTCCTCGCGAACGGCACGCCCCCCGCCGACGTAGCCGCCAAGTACCCCACCTCCTCCCTCGCCTGGGCCCAGCTCGCCGACGACGCCTTCGAGCGCGGCTCGGTCGTGGAGTCGTACGCCTACGCCCGTACGGGCTACCACCGCGGCCTCGACGCCCTGCGCCGCAGCGGCTGGAAGGGCCACGGCCCGGTCCCCTGGGAGCACGAGCCGAACCGCGGCTTCCTGCGCTCCCTGCACGCCCTCGCCCGCGCCGCCGGCTCGATCGGCGAGCAGGAGGAGTACGAGCGCTGCACCCAGTTCCTGAAGGACTCCTCGCCGACGGCGGCGCAGACCCTCAGCTGA